The Actinocorallia herbida DNA window TCGTTCGTCCTGGGTAGCGACGGCGGCGTCGAGCTCGACAGCCGCGTCCCGGTCGCCGGGGCCGCCGAGATCGACAAGGTCAGGGTCGGCGCGGTCGCCACCATGGGCATCGGCGACATCGACGCCGTCGTGTCCAAGACGACGGCGAAGCGGCTCGGCATGGTCGAGGACAACGTTCTCATCGTCGCCGGGGCCGACAAGGACCGGGAGAAGCTCGCCAAGGCGGTCCGCCGCCTCGTCGGCGCCAAGACCGGGACGGTCCGGACGATCAACCCGTCCTTCGACTTCAAGGGCGAGGCGTCCGGCGGCGGCTACCTCTCGGCCAGGGAGATCAAGACCGCGATCGACGCCGGGATGACCAAGCTCGGCGTGCCGTACGTGTGGGGCGGGGAGTCCGACGCGGAGGGCGGCTACGACTGCTCGGGCCTCCTCCAGTGGGCGTTCGCGCAGGCGGGCATCCGGTTGCCGCGGGTGGCCGCCGACCAGGCGCGCACCGGCCCCGTCGTGCCGTTCGACCAGGCCCGCGTCGGCGACCTGCTCATCTGGGCCAACGATCCGACCGCGCCGGGCCGCATCTCGCACATCGCCCTCTACCTCGGCGGCGACAAGATGCTCGTCGCCCCGCGCACCGGCGACGTCATCAAGATCCAGACCGTCTACTTCAACGGGTTCCGCGGCGCCGTCCGGATCAACCGCCAGGCGGCGGCTAAGGCCGCGGGCTGAGCGGCATCCCGGCCTGGAGGAAGTCGAACATCCGGCGGACCTGCGCCGCGATGTCCCGGGTCCCGCCGTCGCGCAGCCATTCGGCGAGGACGCCCTGCACGGCGCCCAGGAGGGCGCCGGTGAACACCTCGATCTCGAAGTCGTCGGTGTCGCGCCCGAGCCGTTCGGCGAGCACCTCGCGGATGATCCCGGCGGTGCCGGCCGGGCCGGCGTCCCATGACCTCGCCCGCAGCGCCGGGACGGAGTGGGTGAGCTTGAGCCTGGCCAGCATCCGCTCCTTGTCGTTCTCGTCCATCCCGCTCAGGAAGTCGTCGAAGACGGTCCGCAGCCCCGCCACGGGGTCGGTGTCCGTGGGCAGGGCGCGGAACGCGTCGGCGATCAGGGGGTCGTACTCGTCGGAGAGAACCGCGTCCTCTTTGGTGGGGAAGTAGCGGAAGAAGGTGCTGGGGGAGACCTCCGCCGCCTCCGCGATCTGCTCCACCGTCGTCGCGTCGTAGCCCTGCTCGGTGAACAGCCGCAGCGCGTGCTCCTGGATCGCGATCCGGGTCTTGAGCTTCTTGCGTTCGCGCAGCGGCAGCCGGTCAAGCGAGAAGGACTGTTCCATGGTCCGATTCTCCCGCAGAAGTGCCGCGGGCGACGGCGGCGGTCGCGGCGAGCGCGGAGACGGCGACCGCGCAGCACGTCCACAGGACGGCGTCCATGCCGTCCAGGAAGCCCGCGGGATCCGCGGCGACGGCCGAGGGGTCGACGCCGCCGGACGCGGCGGCCAGGACGCTGCCGAGGATCGCCGCGCCGAACGCCCCGCCGACCATCCGGACGGTCATCAGCAGCCCGGAGCCCGCACCCGCCCGGTCGACGTCGAGCGCGGACAGCGCGAGGCTCATCGCGGTGGGCAGGACGAGCCCGCTGCCGAGGCCGAAGAGGGTGAGCCAGGCGGCGGTGAGGCCGTAGCCCGAGTCCGAGAGCGTGCCCGCGGCCATGGCGAGGGCGATGATCGCGAGCCCGGAGGTCAGCGCGGCGCGCTCTCCGGCCTTCTCTGCGACCTTGGTGCCCAGCCGCGCCGCCACGACGAGCCCGCCGATCATCGGGAGCAGCCGCAGCCCGCTGCCGAGGGTGCCTGCGCCGAGGACGCCCTGGAAGTACTGCGGGACGACGAAGAGCACGCCGAACAGGACGAAGGTGAGCGCGGTCGCGGCGATCGTCCCGGCGGCGAAGGCCCGGTCGCGGAACAGCGTCAGGTCCACCAGGGGGTCGGCCGACCGGCGGGTGCGGGTCCAGAACAGCGCGAGCGCGGCGGCCCCTGCCAGGACGGGGCCCCAGAACTGCGGTGCCGCCCAGCCGTGGACGGGCTGCTCGATGAACCCGTAGATGAGCGCGGCGAGGCCACCGGTGGACAGCAGGACGCCCGCCGCGTCGAGCCGGGGCGCGTCGGTCGAGCGGGACTCGGGGACGAGGGCGAGGACGGCGACGAGGGCGAGCAGCGCGATCGGGATGTTGATCACGAAGACCGACCCCCACCAGAACCGGTCGAGCAGCCAGCCGCCGACGAGGGGGCCCAGGGGGAGGCCGAGGAAGGACGCGGCGGCGTAGGCGGCCTGCGCCTTGGCCCGTTCAGCGGCGGGGAACACCACGAGCAGGACGGTCAGCGACATCGGGATGATCACCGCGGAGCCGACGCCCATGAGCGTCCGCGCGGCGATGAGCGTGCCGGTGGCCGAGGAGAGCGCCGCCATCAGCGAGCCGCCGAGGAACACGGCGAGCCCGGCGGCCAGCATCTTCTTGCGGCCGTAGCGGTCGCTGGCGAGCCCCGCCGGGATGAGGAGGGTCGCCGAGACCAGCGTGTAGGAGTCGATGATCCATTGCAGGCCCCCGGTGCCCGCGCCGAGGTCGCGGGCGAGGACGGGCAGGGCGATGTTCAGGGCGGTGAGGTCGAGGGCGACGACGATCTGGGCGAGGACGAGGGCGCCGAGCACCCACCACCTGCGCCGTTCACCGAGGAGGTTCATGGAAGTCTCTCCAATCAGGAAGTAGCTACTATTTGACAGTCGATTGATTTTGACAGTAGCTCTCAAATTTTGCCGGTGGCAACCCCGGAGAGTCGGCCGGTGGGTGTGGGTTCGCCCACAGTCGTGGGTAACCGAACGTCATGGGATCATTGCGCTGCGTGGATGGAACGTCGCTCACAGTCCGCCCGGTGGCGGCGTGCGACAGACGCGGGCACCCGTTCGAGATCCGCCTCGAACTGCACAGGGACGGCAGCCCCTTCGCGGCCGTCGGGCCCGGCTGCGCCTACTTCCTCGACCGGGCCGCGGAACGGCTCGCCAGGGCCAGGGCCGAGGGCGACGGACCCGATCCGGAGGGTCTGCTGCCCGCAGGAGAGCTGTTCGCGTTCCGCCGGGACCAGCGGAGCCGCGGCGCGGGCGAATTCCTGTGCGTGGTCCGCGACGCGCCCGAATGGGTGCCGGAAGGCGACCCCTCCGGCAGGGGAGACTGGCGCGTGGTCCGCCGGGCCGTCGTGGAGGCGTGGGACGGGGGAGGTCGCGGGGTCAGAGCGGTGCTGACCTCCGCGGAGATCACCGACTTCGTGCGGACGGTCCTCGCCGAGGCCGGACGCACCGGGCTCGAACCAATGACATCCCGGGTGGATCGTAGGAACTTGGAGACATCCCGTAATTAACGGCGATAATGAGTTATCGGCCCGTGACGGGTCGAGTGAGGGGGAAGTCCGCGCGATGGCAGTCCGACGGAACATGAAGGCGCGGATCAAGAGCAGCCGCTTCTACTGGGCCGTCCGCGACCTCGCCTACCGGATGTACGAGGGGCGCGTGGAGAAGCACCTGCCCCGCGACGAGGTGCCCCGGCACATCGGGGTGATCCTCGACGGAAACCGGCGGTGGGCGCGCGAGATGGGCCTCGCGGACGTGAACTCCGGGCACCGGGTCGGTGCCGACAAGATCTCCGAGCTGCTGCGGTGGTCCACCGAGGCGGGTGTGGAGGTCGTCACTCTCTGGCTGCTGTCCACCGACAACCTGTCGCGGCCCGCCCGGGAACTCGACCCGCTGCTGCGGATCATCGAGGAGACCGTCGAGGGGCTCGTGGCGGCCGGATGGCACGTCCAGGCCGTCGGCGCCCTCGACCTGCTGCCCGATAACACCGCTCGTGTCCTTAAAAATGCAGGGGAATCCACATCCAACAGGGACGGACTGATTGTGAACGTCGCCGTTGGGTATGGAGGTAGACGTGAGATCGCTGATGCGGTCCGCTCCCTGCTTCTGGAGGGGGCGGCTCAAGGCACCAGCATCGAGGAGCTGGCGGAGCGCCTCGATGTTGAGCACATCGCCGAGCATCTCTACACGCGCGGCCAGCCCGATCCCGATCTCGTCATCAGGACCTCGGGGGAGCAGCGGCTTTCCGGCTTCATGCTCTGGCAGAGCGCCCATTCGGAGTTCCACTTCTGCGAGGTCCACTGGCCGGACTTCCGCAAGGTCGACTTCCTCCGGGCGCTGCGTTCCTACGCCGCGCGGCACCGTCGCTTCGGCGCCTGACAGCTTCGCGCGCAGGGTCGGGCCGAACAGGTTCGAACTGCGTGTTCACATCCCCGTCATGCTCCTGTCATGGCGGGGATGTTCGCTTTCAGGAGCCGAGGTAGCAAACCCCCAGGTAAGGGCGCTTCCCCAGCGTCCGAAGGAGAGCGAGTGGGCACACCCTCCACGCGTTCCGCATCCGTGCGGCGCACCTACGTCCTCGACACGAGCGTCCTCATCTCCGACCCGGCCGCGATAACGCGGTTCGCCGAGCATGAGGTCGTCATCCCGATCGTCGTGATCACCGAGCTGGAGGCCAAGCGGGACCACCCGGAACTGGGGTACTTCGCCCGTCAGGCACTCCGTTCGCTGGACGATCTCCGGGTCGAACACGGCCGGCTGGATGACGAGCTGCCGCTGGGCGACTTCGGCGGCACACTGCGCGTGGAGCTCAACCACTCCGATCCCAGCGTCCTTCCGGACGGGTTCCGCCTGGGCGACAACGACACGCGCATCCTCTCGGTGGCCCGCTGGCTGTCCAAGGAGGGCAAGAACGTCGTCCTGGTCTCCAAGGACCTGCCGCTGCGCGTCAAGGCGTCGGCCGTCGGCCTCACGGCCGAGGAGTACCGGGCCGAGATGGTCGTGGAGACCGGCTGGACCGGGATGCGCGAGCTCGAGGTGGCCGCGGAGCAGGTCGACGAGCTCTTCGACACCCAGCGCCTCGAGCTCGAGGCGGCCCGGGAACTGCCCGTCCACACCGGTCTGCGGCTGCTGTCGGCGCGCGGCTCGGCGCTCGGCCGGGTGCTGCCCGACAAGTCCGTCAGGCTGGTGCGCGGCGAGCGCGAGGCGTTCGGCCTGCGCGGCCGCTCGGCCGAGCAGCGGGTCGCGCTCGACCTCCTGCTGGACGACGAGGTCGGCATCGTCTCGCTCGGCGGCAGGGCGGGCACCGGCAAGTCCGCGCTCGCCCTCTGCGCGGGCCTGGAGGCCGTCCTGGAGCGCCGCCAGCACCGCAAGGTGGTGGTCTTCCGTCCGCTGTACGCGGTCGGCGGACAGGAACTCGGCTACCTGCCCGGCTCGGAGAACGACAAGATGTCGCCGTGGGCGCAGGCCGTCTACGACACGCTGTCGGCCGTGACGACCCCCGAGGTGATCGAGGAGGTCCAGGACCGGGGCATGCTCGAGGTCCTGCCCCTCACCCACATCCGGGGCCGGTCGCTGCACGACTCGTTCGTGATCGTCGACGAGGCGCAGTCGCTGGAGCGGGGCGTCCTGCTCACGGTGCTGTCCCGGATCGGGCAGAACTCGCGGGTCGTGCTCACCCACGACGTTGCGCAGCGCGACAACCTGCGGGTCGGCCGGCACGACGGCGTCGCGGCGGTGGTGGAACGGTTGAAGGGCCACCCGCTGTTCGCGCACGTCACGCTGAGCAGGTCCGAGCGGTCGCCGATCGCGGCGCTGGTGACCGATCTGCTCAACGACATGGGGGCGTAACGCAAGTTTCCCGATCACCGACCGCCCGTGCCATGGCACGGGCGGTCACATTTTTGGGTGCTCAGGGTCACATCGACCTCTCTGTCCTGTGTTATGTGACGACAATCACACAACTTCCGCCCGAAACCCGGAATCCCAGCTCCACCGGTGTTTGCGGGGTTTTTCCGGCATGCTGACAGCTGTGCGGACACGTCCGAACACGCCGTTCCGCTTGCGGAGCACCCCCGCTCCTGCGGCAGGGTGTGTCCCTGGAGCGCTTGGGCTCCGGATGACCGCCACTTGACCGCACGCTGGGGAAGGGAGCCCGACGATGACGACGCAGGCGCCGCCTCCGACGGCCTGGGACCCGGCCGGTCCCGAGACCCCGCACCCCGACGTGAAGGTGGCCGGCACGCCGCTGACCGACCCTGAGGGAGAACCCCTCGATCTGGTCATCCGCGACCGCAAGGGTGGCAAGAACAAGCTCCTGATCGCGGGCGGCGTCGTCGCCGCCCTCGTCGCGGCCGTGGTGGCCGCGGCGGTCATCGTGGGTCTTGACGACGCCGACGGCACCACCGCGGTGGCCACGCTGGCGCCGAAGGACGAGGTGGCCCCCGAGTCGACGCCGCTGTCGGCCGAGGAACAGAAGAAAGCGCTCAAGGACCGCGCGATCGCCGCCGCGGCCGAGGACACCGTTCCGTCGCTGAAGACCAAGACGGTGCCGACGCCCGAGCCGACCGACCCCGCAGAGGCCACCGCAGGGGCTGGACCCGCGGTGTCGCCGGGTACGGCACAGGCGATCGCCAAGGGCATGCTCAAGGGCTACGGCTGGGACCCCAAGACCCAGTTCGGGTGCCTGTACAACCTGTGGAACAAGGAAAGCGGCTGGCGTACCACCGCCGGTAGCGTCAACGGCCCGTACGGCATTCCGCAGGCCAACCCCGGCACCAAGATGGCTTCGGCCGGCCCGAAGTGGCAGACCGACGCGGCGACCCAGATCAAGTGGGGCTTCGGCTACATCAAGGGGCGCTACAGCACCCCGTGCGGCGCATGGTCGCACTTCCTCGCCAACCACTGGTACTAGGCGCGCACGTCCCGGGCCCGACCCCGGGGCCGTACTTCACAACCCCATAAGCGGCGGGCCCCCATGAGGCACGAGCGCCTCTCCCGTCGCGCCCACCCCGGATGAGCGGACCTCTCGGTCCGCGCCCGCGCGCTGCCGCGCGCACTCTTCCCGGAACCCGGTTCGTCATGCCCCGTGCGTGACGGTTCTGCCTGGGGTGGCCTCTGCCTGCGATGCGATCGGCGTCCGGCTGACGAAAGGAAACCCCTATGTCCGGGCACACCTCCCCCCAGGCCCCCCAGAACGGACGTACCGTTCACCGGGGTATCGTCCGCAAGATCGCGGTCGTTACGGCCTCCGGGCTGGTTTTCGGACTCGGCTCGGCGCTCCCCGCGCACGCGGCCTCCGCGCAGAAGGTCGTCACCTCCCGCCAGACGGACACCGTCGCCGTCGCGAAGGCGCCGACGGCCGACAGGAAGCTCACCCGCAAGCAGCGCAACCAGGCCATCGCGAAGCAGCAGGTGGCCAAGCGCGGCTGGTCCAGGACCCAGTTCCGCTGCCTCGTCAAGCTGTGGGACAAGGAGAGCAACTGGAACCACCGCGCCTATAACCCGTCGTCGGGCGCGGGCGGCATCCCGCAGGCGCTGCCCGCGTCGAAGATGGCCACCTCGGGCAAGGACTGGCGCAGCAACCCCGCGACCCAGATCAAGTGGGGCCTCAAATACATCAAGTCCCGTTACGGGACTCCCTGCTCAGCCTGGTCCCACTCGGGCGCGACCGGCTGGTACTGAGTTCCCTGCCGCGGCTCCGCCGCGGCGGTGATCGGGCTCTGCTTGTTCGCCCGCGGCTCCGCTGCGGGCGGTGATCGGGCGCTTTGGATCCCTGCGCCTGCCCCCTCCGGTCTGCTCGCCTAGCGGTTCACGGACCTCCGGGGCGGGCGCAGGGGTTCTCGATCACACAGGTGTGATGCCGCGTCCTGGGCCGGCTGGAACGGCTCGGGGGTGTTCGTGGCTCCGGGCTGTAAGGCCCGGGGCGTTCGTGGTTCTGAGCCGTGCCTGCCCGTGCCTGGTGGGTGGGCTGGAAAAGGCTGTGAGGGCGTTCCTGGCGCTGGGGCGGGCCCGAATGGCCGGGCTGAAGTGCGGCGGTCGGGTGCCTGTTCTGGGCGGGACTGGAGAGCCCGCGGGTGTCTTTTGTCCTGGGTTGTGCCGGTGGCCAGCTGGAATCCGGGTGGGGTTTCTTGTTCGGGTCGTCGTGGGTCGGGGTGGTCGGGGCGGAGATGAGTGGTGGGGGTTCTGGGCAGTGGTCGATTTGGTGGGTTTAGTGCCGAAAGTGGTGTGAGGGCGGGGTCGGGTGGAGGGTCCGAAAAGATCTCTGCCGGGGTCAATGGCGCGGTCCGGGTGGGTCATGGGCGCGGGGCGCGGGTCATGACACGCCGATGATCATCCATGGATCGGTTCCGATGGGCCGTCACCATGATCAGCAGGGCGCCTGGGCGGTGATGGACATCAACGTGTCACCTCACACGGTGAGCGGAGTACGGGGAATCCCCGTGCTCCGCCAGCGCCCCGGAGGCCCGCAGGGTCTCATGCAGCGACGTCCGGCAGGCCCGTGTTTCGGGCGCGTCGCACGGGGTGGGAACCATTCGCGGGCCGGCCGGTGCCGCGACCGAAAAAGGAACCGTCCGTGAACGAACGCCCGCACATGTCCCAGGGTCCCGCCCGCGCTCGCATCAGGCGCGTGACCATCACACTTGCCGCGTCCGCGGCGCTGCTGGTGCCCGCGCTGCCCGCCGTCGCGGCGGAGTCCCCGCCGAGCCAGGTCGGCTACGAGCGTCCCGAGCCACGCCCCGCCGAAGTGCGGGACGAGGGTCGCGACCACGAGGAAGGCCGCGACCACGAGGGCCGCGACCACAACGACCACGAGGGTCGCGACCACGAGGGCCGCGACCACAACGACCACGAGGGTCGCGACGGCGAGGGCCGCGACCACAACGACGAGGGCCGCGACCATGAGGGCCGCGACCACGAAGGAGGCGAAGAGGGTCGGCACGACGAGGGGCGTCACGACGAGGGGCGCGACAACGAGGGGCGTGACCACGAAGGCCGTCACGACGAGGGCCGTGACCACGACGGCGGCGACGAGGGTCGCCACGACGAGGGGCGCGACCACGAAGGCCGTGACCACGAGGGCCGTGACCACGACGGCTACGTCCGCAGCTACGACCGCGACGAAGCGGGCCGTGACCACGACGGCGACGACGAGGGGCGTCACGAAGAGGGGCGCGACCACGAAGGTGACAACGAGGGGCGTGACCACGAAGGCCGTCACGACGAGGGCCGTGACCACGACGGCGATAACGAAGGTCGTGACCACGAAGGCCGTCACGACGAGGGCCGTGACCATGATGGCCGCGACGACGAGGGTCGCGAGCACGAAGGTCGCGACCATGAGGGCCGTGACCACGACGGCGGCGACGAGGGTCGCCACGACGAGGGCCGCGACCACGAGGGCCGGGACGGCAATGGGCGCGACGGTCGCGACGGGGACCGGGACGGTCATGGCCGGCACAACGGCCACGAGAAGAAGGGCCGAAGCCACGGAAAGCACGGCCGAGGTCACGAGAACAGGCAGCTCGGCTGGCACACGGCCGACGGGTACGGCTGGGACGGCGACCACGAAGGGCCGTGCCTGCGCAGCCCCTGGTCACATGGGATGAAGCACATCAAGTCACACCACGGCAGCTCCTGCGCCGCCTGGCCCGGCTTCGGAACCCACAACTGGCATTAGCTCTGCTCGCTCGTCCGGACGGAAGAAGGCCCAGGGTGTTCCTCGCCCTGGGCCTTTCCCGTGCACGTCGGGATCAGGGTCTGCGGCCGGTCATGCGGAGGACGTCGAGGGCCTCGTCGAGGTCGTCGAGGGTGAGCTTTCCGGCTTCGACGTAGCCGCGCTCCAGGACCACCTGACGGATGGTCTTGCGTTCGGCGAGCGCCTGTTTGGCGACCTTCGCGGCTTCCTCGTAGCCGATGTGGCGGTTGAGGGGGGTGACGATCGAGGGGGAGCCTTCGGCGTACTCGGCGAGGCGGTCGACGTTCGGCTCGATGCCGGTGACGCAGCGGTCGGCGAAGAGGCGGACCACGTTGGCGAGGAGGGAGACCGACTCGAGGAGGTTGCGGGCGAGCATCGGGAGCTGCACGTTCAGCTCGAAGGTGCCCGCGGCGCCGCCGAAGGCGATCGCCGCGTCGTTCCCGATGACCTGGGCCGCGACCATCGCGACCGCCTCGGGCAGGACGGGGTTCACCTTGCCCGGCATGATCGACGACCCGGGCTGGAGGTCCGGCAGCCGGATCTCGGCGAGTCCGGCGCGCGGTCCCGAACCCATCCAGCGCAGATCGTTGGCGATCTTGGTGAGGCTCACCGCGACGGTCCGGAGCGCCCCGCTCGTCTCGACGACCGCGTCCTGGGCGCTCTGTGCCTCGAAGTGGTCACGCGCCTCCCGGATCGGCAGTCCCGTCCGGTCGGCGAGCAGCGCGATCACCTTGGGCGCGAAGCCTTCCGGCGTGTTGATCCCGGTGCCGACCGCGGTCCCGCCGAGCGCGAGCTCGCCGAGCCGGGGCAGCGCCGACTCCAGCCGTTCTATGCCGTACCGGACCTGAGCGGCATATCCCCCGAACTCCTGGCCAAGGGTGACGGGCGTGGCGTCCATCAGATGGGTCCGCCCGGACTTGACGAGGTCCGCGAACTCCGCGGCCTTCGCCTCCAGCACGTCCGCGAGATGCCCCAGCGCGGGCACCAGAGCCGTCACGACGGCCTCGGTGGCCGCCAGGTGGAGGGAGGAGGGGAAGACGTCGTTGGACGACTGGGAGGCGTTCACATGGTCGTTGGGGTGGACGGGACGCCCCAGCCGTTCCTCGGCGAGGGTCGCGATCACCTCATTGGCGTTCATGTTCGAGGAGGTGCCCGAGCCCGTCTGGAAGACGTCCACGGGGAACTCGCCGTCCCAGCGGCCTTCGGCGACCTCGTCGGCCGCCGCCGCGATCGCCGCGGCGACGTCCTCGGGCAGCACCCCCAGCTCCGCGTTGACCCGCGCCGCCGCCGACTTGATCAGCGCCAGCGCCCGGATGTGCGGCCCCGACAGGGGCCTCCCGGAAATAGGGAAGTTCTCCACCGCGCGCTGGGTCTGCGCCCGCCACTTGGCGTCCGCGGGAACCCTGACCTCGCCCATCGAATCATGCTCAACCCGAAAGTCGCCCATGCAAGATCAGACACCCCCGGAGCCCGCATTATTCCGATGCGATCGCCGCGCCTCCGGCACCGCGGTGATCGGGCGCGCGGGATCCCGGCACCCGATCACTCCGGGTGATTCCTCGTCCGGATCGAGGCGCCCTACTCGCGATCGATGTCGACGTAGGTCTGTTCGCCCGCGACGGAGGGCTTGACCTCGCCGTTGACGGTCACCTTGCAGATCTTGCCGTCGCTGACGGTCACGTCCATGGGGACCTTGTTGGCGCGGAAGAGCGTCCCGTCGGGGATCGTGGTGTTCTGCACGTCGGAGGCCGCCGCGCCGCCCGCGCCGCCCGCCAGGATCGTCAGCCCGCAGTCGCCGCCCTTGGCCTCGACGACGAGGACGTCGGGGGTGGCGCTGACGTTGGTGCCGACCTCGCCCTTCGGTTCGGTGCCCGGGGTCGCGGTGGGGTCGCCGCCGGACAGGCCGATGATCGCGGCGATGACCGCGCCGACGCCCAGCAGGCCGAGCCCGGCGAACAGGTACGGCCGGGTGGTGTTGGGCCGGTTCTGCTTGGCCCGGTGCGCGCCGCTCCGTCGGCTCGGCATCCCGGCGGACGACAGGGCGTTCACCATGCTCTCCCCTGGGGACTGGCCGGCGCTGCGCTTGGGCGTCGCGGCGCGGTCGAGCCGCTCGGCGAGGCGCGCGTGCGTGAGCCTGCGCCGGGGGTTGCGCTGGAGCAGCCCGTTGATGATCGGACCCAGCTCGCCCGAGCGGTGCGTCGGGTTCGGGTCCTCGGTGAGGACCGCCGACAGCGTCGCCATGACGCTCTCGTGGTCGAAGGGGGGGCGTCCCTCCACCGCGCAGTACAGGGTCGCGCCGAGGGACCAGAGGTCGGACTCGGGCGTCGCCTTCTCTCCGCGGGCCACCTCCGGCGCGACGTAGGCAGGAGAGCCCACGAACGTGCCGACCTTGGTGATGGTCGAGGAGCCGTTGGTGATGGCGAGGCCGAAGTCGGTGAGCACGACCCGGCCCGGCGCGAGCAGCACGTTCGACGGCTTGATGTCGCGGTGCAGCACCCCGGAGGCGTGCGCCTCGGCGAGCGCGGCGACGAGCTGGCGGCCGATCGCCGCGGTCTCGTCGGGCCGCAGCGGGCCGTGCTCCTTGATGTGCTGCTCGAGGGTGGGCGCCTCGATGAGCTCCATGACGATCCAGGGCCGCGCGTGCTCCTGCACGACGTCGTACACCTCGATGATCGACTTGTGCCGGACGCGCGCGGGCGCCCTGGCCTCGCGCAGCGTCCGGCGGTAGAACACGACGCGGTCGGCCTCGTCCAGCTCGGAGGGGAACCGGATCTCCTTGATGGCCACATCGCGTTCGAGGAGCTCGTCGTGGGCTCGCCACACCGTGCCCATCGCCCCGTGTCCGAGAGCCTGGAGCAGGCGGTAGCGCTTCGCCAATACGAAGTCCACCGTCTCAGTCATGCCGGACAACATACAGGAGCGTCCGCCTTGTCAGACACCGTATGCAATGACCGCAGGATTCGGTTTGAGACGGCGCTCGGACCCGGTCTGACGGCCGGGCGCCCCCGGTGCCGCCCTGGAGGCCCGAAGCGCCGGAGGGACGGCGCCGGGAGCGAAAGGCGCCCGGCCGCCAGACCGAAAAGGCACGGTCAGCGGCGCCCGATGGAGAGCACGGGCCCGGTGGTGTCGGCGAAGAAGTCCTCGCCCTTGTCGTCCACGACGATGAAGGCGGGGAAGTCCTCGACCTCGATCTTCCAGACCGCCTCCATGCCGAGTTCCGGGTACTCCAGCACCTCGACCTTGCGGATGCAGTCCTGCGCCAGACGCGCGGCGGGGCCGCCGATCGAGCCCAGGTAGAAGCCGCCGTGGGCCTTGCACGCGTTGGTGACGGCCTGGGAGCGGTTGCCCTTGGCGAGCATCACCAGAGAGCCG harbors:
- a CDS encoding serine/threonine-protein kinase translates to MTETVDFVLAKRYRLLQALGHGAMGTVWRAHDELLERDVAIKEIRFPSELDEADRVVFYRRTLREARAPARVRHKSIIEVYDVVQEHARPWIVMELIEAPTLEQHIKEHGPLRPDETAAIGRQLVAALAEAHASGVLHRDIKPSNVLLAPGRVVLTDFGLAITNGSSTITKVGTFVGSPAYVAPEVARGEKATPESDLWSLGATLYCAVEGRPPFDHESVMATLSAVLTEDPNPTHRSGELGPIINGLLQRNPRRRLTHARLAERLDRAATPKRSAGQSPGESMVNALSSAGMPSRRSGAHRAKQNRPNTTRPYLFAGLGLLGVGAVIAAIIGLSGGDPTATPGTEPKGEVGTNVSATPDVLVVEAKGGDCGLTILAGGAGGAAASDVQNTTIPDGTLFRANKVPMDVTVSDGKICKVTVNGEVKPSVAGEQTYVDIDRE